TCGACCAGTGGTTCCGCCTCTTCCTCCCCGTCCGCGGAGAGGCCGGGCTCGAACGCGTGCCGCCCAAGGCGAACAGGATGCTCGGCTATCTGAAGTTCCTGCGCATCCCCGAGGGCATGCGCCCCGCGATGCGCAACTACACCGTGCGCGCCCACCGGCCCGCCGACGGCTCCCGCGGCGCCGAGATCGACGTCGACTTCGTCGTCCACTCCGCTCCCGACGGGACAATGGGGCCTGCGCCGACCTGGGCCCTCGAGGTCGAGGCCGGCGAGGACGTCGCGATCATCGACGAGGGTCTCTTCTTCGACCCCGGGCGCGGAACGCGTCGCGTCGTGCTCGTCTCCGACGAGACGGGTCTCCCCGCCGTGGCCGGGATCTGCGCGTCGCTCCCCTCGGATGCCGCGGGGATCGCGATCGTGGAGGTTCCCTCCGCGGAGGACGCCCTGGAGTTCGCCCGTCCGGACGGCGTCGAGGTGCGATGGGTCGTCCGCGACGACGCGCGCGCACGACCGGGAGCCGCCGCGCTCGCGGCGCTCGACGCCGCCGCGCTGCCGGACGGCGGATTCCACGCGTTCGCCGCCGGCGAGCAGCAGCTGGCCACGGGCGCCCGGCGCCTCCTCGTGAACGAGCGCGGCGTCGCCAAGACGGATGTCGACTTCTGCGGCTACTGGCGCCTCGGCGCGACGGGATGACGGCGCGGCGCGGCGCTCAGCCGGCGTAGTCGGGGGCGTCCGGCAGCCCGAAGAACTCCTCGAGCGTGTGGAAGCCGCCCGCGTGATATGCCTCGGCGAGCTCGACGCCGATGTAGCGCAGATGCCAGGGCTCGGGGGCGTAGCCCGTGACCGGCGTACGGCCCTCCTCGTAGCGGACGATCCAGCCGTGGCGCCAGGCGTTCTCGACGAGCCAGTCGCCCTGCGCGGTTCCGGCGGTCTCGTAGATCGTGCCGCATCCTCCCGTCGAGCAGGCGACCACGTCCGCGGCGAGGCCGAGCTGATGCTCGCTGAACCCCGGCCGCGCCGAGATCGCCTCCGCGCCGGCCTCGCCCAGCGCGCCGAGCTGGCCGTCGAAGGTGCTGACCTGCGTGGCGTACGAGCGGTATCCGCTCTGCAGCGCGACGACGCCCGCGCCCGCCTCGGCGGCGTCCGCGACGAGCGCGTCGAGCGCCGCGGCCGCGTCCTGCCGGAGCCCGCCGCCGACGAGGCTGCGCGTGCGCTCGGGCACGACGACGGCGGGCGCGTGGTCGATGGGGTCCAGCGGCCGCTGCTTGTTGACCACGACCCACGCCCAGCCCGGGTCGTCGAGCCGGACGCACTCCGCCCCCTGGGACGCGGCCAGCCGGAAGCCCTCGGCGCCGCCGAACGCGGCGATGACGGCAGCGGGGTCGCCGGCCTCCTGCGCGGACGCGACCTCGTCGGACGCACACGGGTCCTCCGCGGCGACGGCCTCGAACCGCGGCACGGGGAGCGCATCGATCCCGCCCGGCCGGTCGGCGTCCCCGGACGGCGCCTCGGTCTCCTGCGAACGCTGAGCCGCGTGACTCGAGGGCGCATCGTGGCCCACCGTCCACGCTCCGGCCAGCACGCACGCGGCCGCCACGCCGGCGACGCCCGCGAGCACGACGAGCGCCCGACCCGTCCGCGGCCATCCCGCCGCGTGCCTCGCGACGGCGCCCCGGCGCGATGCATGGCGCCCGCTCGTCATCCCCCCATTGTCCCGGATGCGATCCCGACGCTCGGCCGACGCTCCGCATCGAAGATAGATACGCATCAGACTTGACACAAGATTCGTATCTCTGTTCTATGGACGGATGAGATGGCAGGGGCAGCGGATCGGCGAGGTCGACGACGACGCCCTGCCGGGGCTCGATCGCCTCGACGGGCTCGTGCGGGCCGTCACGACGCCGGAGTTCGCCGGCATGACGTTCCACGAG
This window of the Microbacterium sp. AB genome carries:
- a CDS encoding siderophore-interacting protein, whose protein sequence is MAGAHRRVKSETQDLLRLTVQRTERLSPHWLRVTLGGGDVDRFRPMGFDQWFRLFLPVRGEAGLERVPPKANRMLGYLKFLRIPEGMRPAMRNYTVRAHRPADGSRGAEIDVDFVVHSAPDGTMGPAPTWALEVEAGEDVAIIDEGLFFDPGRGTRRVVLVSDETGLPAVAGICASLPSDAAGIAIVEVPSAEDALEFARPDGVEVRWVVRDDARARPGAAALAALDAAALPDGGFHAFAAGEQQLATGARRLLVNERGVAKTDVDFCGYWRLGATG
- a CDS encoding M15 family metallopeptidase, with the translated sequence MTSGRHASRRGAVARHAAGWPRTGRALVVLAGVAGVAAACVLAGAWTVGHDAPSSHAAQRSQETEAPSGDADRPGGIDALPVPRFEAVAAEDPCASDEVASAQEAGDPAAVIAAFGGAEGFRLAASQGAECVRLDDPGWAWVVVNKQRPLDPIDHAPAVVVPERTRSLVGGGLRQDAAAALDALVADAAEAGAGVVALQSGYRSYATQVSTFDGQLGALGEAGAEAISARPGFSEHQLGLAADVVACSTGGCGTIYETAGTAQGDWLVENAWRHGWIVRYEEGRTPVTGYAPEPWHLRYIGVELAEAYHAGGFHTLEEFFGLPDAPDYAG